The following coding sequences lie in one Rutidosis leptorrhynchoides isolate AG116_Rl617_1_P2 chromosome 4, CSIRO_AGI_Rlap_v1, whole genome shotgun sequence genomic window:
- the LOC139839576 gene encoding uncharacterized protein: MNRWTGILKVPLFPGSRGHYKVAASLCISTSSPNPIVPSANAIFFNGDRVKGTGNPVIERLSDLETIAEIIVGKLGENVNAWVIEASKFNGPFAVYKDFIPSVNEWGEPLSYDPTGYPSLTSTVSLLSSCLKEVKNTLLSNYEKPYVDEACSSSFSQPKTFLFGFSKGGSVLNQLVTEIAFSEVKSNIVSSQYDIIPTSKENLVNSITEIHYVDVGLNSSGAYITDQDIISRISKRILEGASGIRFVLHGTPRQWRDSMRVWIGKEKDTMVNLIDTESRKCGDKLSVCERFYFGNKQANMQMHFEVIESMDIS, from the exons ATGAACCGTTGGACAGGAATACTGAAAGTTCCTTTGTTTCCGGGTAGTAGAGGTCACTACAAAGTAGCAGCATCTCTTTGTATCTCAACTTCATCACCAAATCCAATT GTACCTTCTGCAAATGCAATATTTTTCAATGGTGACCGGGTCAAAGGGACTGGGAATCCAGTAATTGAAAGACTATCGGATCTTGAAACGATTGCTGAAATTATTGTGGGTAAACTTGGTGAAAATGTTAATGCTTGGGTTATTGAAGCTTCTAAATTTAATGGACCTTTTGCTGTTTATAAGGACTTTATTCCGTCGGTGAACGAATGGGGAGAACCGTTATCGTATGATCCGACCGGATATCCGTCTCTTACATCCACCGTATCATTGTTGTCAAGTTGTCTTAAAGAG GTCAAAAACACACTTTTGAGTAATTATGAGAAACCGTATGTTGATGAAGCTTGTAGTTCAAGTTTTTCGCAACCTAAAACATTTTTGTTCGGATTTAGTAAAGGTGGTAGTGTACTTAATCAGCTAGTAACCGAGATTGCCTTTTCTGAAGTCAAATCAAACATTGTTTCGTCCCAATACGATATTATACCGACTTCTAAAGAAAACCTTGTAAATAGTATTACCGAAATCCATTATGTGGATGTTGGATTAAACTCAAGTGGAGCATACATTACTGATCAAGACATAATCAGCAGAATATCTAAACGTATTTTAGAAGGAGCCTCGGGAATACGTTTTGTTCTTCATGGAACACCAAGACAATGGCGTGATAGCATGCGGGTTTGGATCGGGAAGGAAAAGGATACGATGGTCAATTTGATTGATACTGAATCTCGAAAATGTGGAGACAAATTGAGTGTATGTGAGCGGTTTTATTTTGGTAACAAACAAGCTAATATGCAGATGCACTTTGAAGTAATTGAAAGCATGGATATCAGTTGA